A section of the Larus michahellis chromosome 1, bLarMic1.1, whole genome shotgun sequence genome encodes:
- the IRS2 gene encoding insulin receptor substrate 2 isoform X2 translates to MASPAVLGLLPPLSSPPGPNLNNNNNNNQGVRKCGYLRKQKHGHKRFFVLRGPGGGGGEEAGGARLEYYESEKKWRNKSGAPKRVIALDSCLNINKRADAKHKYLIALYTKDEYFAVAAENEQEQEGWYRALTDLLNEGKAACQGSPHRHLASPFSASCSAAAASLAAAGEDLNYGLITPAAAAYREVWQVTLKPKGLGQSKNLTGVHRLCLSARTIGFVRLNCELPSVTLQLMNIRRCGHSDSFFFIEVGRSAATGPGELWMQADDSVVAQNIHETILEAMKALKELSEFRPRSKSQSSSSSSSGGAAGPGGGGASATHPITVPGRRHHHLVNLPPSQTGLLRRSRTDSLAAATKCTPCRVRTASEGDGCRVGSVAGSPMSPGPVRTPLSRSHTLSSGGGGGRPAGKLLPVLAGGGLQNSRSMSMPASHSPPSATSPISLSSSSGLGSEPAHPHHPQRPSSGSASVSGSPSDAGFMSFDEYGSSPGGDLRPFSSSSTASNRSNTPESVAETPPVRDPGGGTDLYGYMAMERPPSGRLCYRPCPDAAADRGHRKRTYSLTTPCRQRPAPPQVSSASLDEYTLMRATFAGSAGRLFPSCQAGASPKVTYTPYPEDYGDIEIGSHRSSGSSSTNLGPPAAGGGGGGEDDGYMPMTPGVAVALGQGSRGGADYMPMSPTSVSAPKQILQPRAGVGGGSPGNGSSYKTSSPGESSPDDSGYMRMWCGSKLSVESSDGRLSNGDYINMSPRDPQHGPQAPSLTPPDFFFAPSGHGSSEPSKPGCYSYSSLPRSYKSQGLVKDSDQYVFMNSPGRMIPEEAVCGVGQSPAGTFAPSSHTVPSPLRHSRTESFLSQRCQRVARPSRLSLETLRTMLPSMNEHPLPPEPKSPGEYINIDFGDAAVYSPPSLPADSPASSLGSGTGQRRSPLSDYMNIDFGSQSPSQSGTVSVGSLEALSPGSSSSTSQPDGRYLKAAVGVACSSSPSDGGDYTEMTFGMATTPPQPIVQKPESARVTSPTAGVKRLTLSGVEAFILTSPPPDPNRGAKVIRADPQGRRRHSSETFSSTTTVTPVSPSFAHNPKRHNSASVENVSLRKTEGLEEEQGSSPMCRETSAGFQNGLNYIAIDVVDGTLANCDKARSKARHVLNGGINGVEMSAYASIDFLSHNLKEASAVKAFKRRPRGEKRCGEAGWDLPSL, encoded by the exons ATGGCGAGCCCCgccgtgctggggctgctgccccccctgagctccccgcccggccccaacctgaacaacaacaacaacaacaaccaggGCGTGAGGAAGTGCGGGTACCTGCGCAAGCAGAAGCACGGACACAAACGCTTCTTCGTCCTgcggggccccggcggcggcggcggggaggaggcggggggcgcCCGGCTGGAGTACTACGAGAGCGAGAAGAAATGGAGGAACAAGTCCGGGGCGCCCAAGCGGGTGATCGCCCTGGACTCCTGCCTCAACATCAACAAGCGGGCGGACGCCAAGCACAAGTATCTCATCGCCCTCTACACCAAGGACGAGTACTTCGCGGTGGCGGCCGAGAacgagcaggagcaggagggctggTACCGAGCTCTCACCGACCTGCTCAACGAGGGCAAGGCGGCCTGCCAGGGGTCCCCCCATCGCCACCTCGCCTCCCCCTTCTCCGCCTCCTGcagcgcggccgccgcctccctgGCCGCCGCCGGCGAGGACCTCAACTACGGGCTGATCACCCCGGCCGCCGCTGCCTACCGGGAGGTCTGGCAGGTGACGCTGAAGCCCAAGGGCTTGGGGCAGAGCAAAAACCTCACCGGCGTCCACCGGCTCTGCCTCTCGGCCCGCACGATCGGCTTCGTGCGCCTCAACTGCGAGCTGCCCTCGGTCACGCTGCAGCTGATGAACATCCGCCGCTGCGGCCACTCCGACAGCTTCTTCTTCATCGAGGTGGGGCGCTCGGCGGCCACCGGCCCCGGCGAGCTCTGGATGCAGGCGGACGACTCGGTGGTGGCCCAGAACATCCACGAGACCATCCTGGAGGCCATGAAGGCGCTGAAGGAGCTGTCCGAGTTCCGGCCCCGCAGCAAGAgccagtcctcctcctcctcttcctcggggggtgccgccgggcccggcggcggcggcgcctccgCCACCCACCCCATCACCGTGCCCGGCCGCCGGCACCACCACCTGGTCAACCTGCCCCCCAGCCAGACCGGCCTCCTCCGCCGCTCCCGCACCGACAGCCTGGCCGCCGCCACCAAGTGCACGCCGTGCCGGGTGCGGACGGCTAGCGAGGGCGACGGCTGCCGGGTGGGCTCGGTGGCCGGCAGCCCCATGAGCCCGGGCCCCGTGCGGACCCCCCTCAGCCGCTCGCACACGCTtagcagcggcggcggggggggccggccggcggggaAGCTGCTGCCGGTGCTGGCCGGCGGCGGCCTGCAGAACAGCCGCTCCATGTCCATGCCCGCCTCCCACTCGCCCCCCTCCGCCACCAGCCCCATcagcctctcctccagcagcGGCCTCGGCTCCGAGCCTGCCCACCCCCATCACCCGCAGCGCCCGTCCAGCGGCAGCGCCTCCGTCTCCGGCTCCCCCAGCGACGCCGGCTTCATGTCCTTCGACGAGTACGGCTCCAGCCCGGGCGGCGACCTGcggcccttctcctcctcctctaccGCCAGCAACCGCAGCAACACCCCCGAGTCGGTGGCCGAGACCCCCCCGGTGCGGGACCCCGGGGGCGGCACCGACCTCTACGGCTACATGGCGATGGAGCGGCCCCCGAGCGGCCGCCTGTGCTACCGGCCCTGCCCCGACGCCGCCGCCGACAGGGGCCATCGGAAGCGGACCTACTCCCTGACCACCCCGTGCCGGCAGAGGCCCGCCCCGCCGCAGGTCTCCTCCGCCTCCCTCGACGAGTACACCCTGATGCGCGCCACCTTCGCCGGCAGCGCCGGCCgcctcttcccctcctgccaaGCCGGGGCTTCCCCCAAAGTCACCTACACCCCCTACCCCGAGGACTACGGGGACATCGAGATCGGCTCCCACCGCAGctccggcagcagcagcaccaacctggggccgccggcggcgggaggaggaggagggggagaggatgACGGCTACATGCCCATGACCCCCGGCGTGGCCGTAGCCTTAGGGCAGGGAAGCCGTGGCGGTGCAGACTACATGCCCATGAGCCCCACCAGCGTGTCTGCCCCCAAGCAGATCCTGCAGCCCCGGGCGGGGGTGGGTGGCGGGTCCCCCGGGAACGGGAGCAGCTACAAGACCAGCTCACCCGGGGAGAGCTCCCCTGACGATAGCGGGTACATGCGGATGTGGTGCGGCTCCAAGCTGTCCGTGGAGAGCTCGGACGGGAGGCTGAGTAACGGCGACTATATCAATATGTCCCCTCGGGACCCCCAGCACGGgccccaggctccctccctcacccccccagACTTCTTTTTTGCCCCTTCGGGGCACGGGTCCAGTGAGCCCTCCAAGCCTGGCTGCTACTCGTACAGCTCCTTACCCCGCTCCTACAAGAGCCAGGGCCTGGTGAAGGACAGTGACCAGTACGTCTTCATGAACTCCCCGGGGAGGATGATCCCGGAGGAGGCGGTGTGCGGTGTGGGCCAGTCACCCGCTGGCACCTTCGCCCCCTCCAGCCACACTGTGCCTTCGCCCCTGCGGCACAGCCGGACTGAGAGCTTCCTGAGCCAGCGGTGCCAGCGGGTGGCCCGGCCCAGCCGCCTCTCTTTGGAGACCTTGCGGACGATGCTGCCTAGCATGAACGAGCACCCTCTGCCGCCTGAGCCCAAGAGCCCCGGCGAATACATCAACATCGACTTCGGGGATGCTGCCGTCtattctcccccctccctgcccgctgaCAGCCCGGCCTCCTCCCTGGGCTCGGGCACGGGGCAGAGGCGCTCCCCTCTCTCTGACTACATGAACATTGACTTCGGGTCGCAGTCGCCCTCCCAGTCGGGCACGGTCTCAGTGGGCTCCCTGGAAGCGCTGTCACCAGGCTCTTCCTCCAGCACCAGCCAGCCCGATGGGCGCTACCTGAAGGCGGCTGTGGGGGTGGCTTGTTCGTCCAGCCCGTCCGACGGTGGGGATTACACCGAGATGACCTTTGGcatggccaccaccccaccccaaccCATTGTTCAGAAGCCAGAAAGTGCCCGGGTTACCAGCCCCACGGCTGGGGTGAAGAGGCTCACCCTCTCTGGGGTGGAGGCTTTCATTCtcaccagcccccccccagacccGAACCGGGGGGCCAAGGTCATCCGGGCGGATCCCCAGGGGCGCAGGAGGCACAGCTCAGAAACTTTCTCCTCCACCACCACTgtgacccccgtgtccccctccttCGCACACAACCCCAAACGGCACAACTCGGCCTCGGTGGAGAACGTGTCCCTCAGGAAAACCGAAGgcctggaggaggagcagggtaGCAGCCCCATGTGCCGGGAGACCTCGGCTGGCTTCCAGAATGGCCTCAACTATATCGCCATCGACGTGGTGGACGGGACCCTGGCAAACTGTGACAAAGCCAGGTCGAAAGCCAGGCACGTCCTCAATGGTGGCATCAACGGAGTGGAGATGAGCGCCTATGCCAGCATAGACTTTCTGTCTCACAACCTGAAAGAAGCGAGTGCTGTGAAGG CTTTTAAACGCAGACCACGTGGAGAGAAGCGGTGCGGGGAAGCTGGTTGGGATTTACCCTCTCTGTAG
- the IRS2 gene encoding insulin receptor substrate 2 isoform X1, with the protein MASPAVLGLLPPLSSPPGPNLNNNNNNNQGVRKCGYLRKQKHGHKRFFVLRGPGGGGGEEAGGARLEYYESEKKWRNKSGAPKRVIALDSCLNINKRADAKHKYLIALYTKDEYFAVAAENEQEQEGWYRALTDLLNEGKAACQGSPHRHLASPFSASCSAAAASLAAAGEDLNYGLITPAAAAYREVWQVTLKPKGLGQSKNLTGVHRLCLSARTIGFVRLNCELPSVTLQLMNIRRCGHSDSFFFIEVGRSAATGPGELWMQADDSVVAQNIHETILEAMKALKELSEFRPRSKSQSSSSSSSGGAAGPGGGGASATHPITVPGRRHHHLVNLPPSQTGLLRRSRTDSLAAATKCTPCRVRTASEGDGCRVGSVAGSPMSPGPVRTPLSRSHTLSSGGGGGRPAGKLLPVLAGGGLQNSRSMSMPASHSPPSATSPISLSSSSGLGSEPAHPHHPQRPSSGSASVSGSPSDAGFMSFDEYGSSPGGDLRPFSSSSTASNRSNTPESVAETPPVRDPGGGTDLYGYMAMERPPSGRLCYRPCPDAAADRGHRKRTYSLTTPCRQRPAPPQVSSASLDEYTLMRATFAGSAGRLFPSCQAGASPKVTYTPYPEDYGDIEIGSHRSSGSSSTNLGPPAAGGGGGGEDDGYMPMTPGVAVALGQGSRGGADYMPMSPTSVSAPKQILQPRAGVGGGSPGNGSSYKTSSPGESSPDDSGYMRMWCGSKLSVESSDGRLSNGDYINMSPRDPQHGPQAPSLTPPDFFFAPSGHGSSEPSKPGCYSYSSLPRSYKSQGLVKDSDQYVFMNSPGRMIPEEAVCGVGQSPAGTFAPSSHTVPSPLRHSRTESFLSQRCQRVARPSRLSLETLRTMLPSMNEHPLPPEPKSPGEYINIDFGDAAVYSPPSLPADSPASSLGSGTGQRRSPLSDYMNIDFGSQSPSQSGTVSVGSLEALSPGSSSSTSQPDGRYLKAAVGVACSSSPSDGGDYTEMTFGMATTPPQPIVQKPESARVTSPTAGVKRLTLSGVEAFILTSPPPDPNRGAKVIRADPQGRRRHSSETFSSTTTVTPVSPSFAHNPKRHNSASVENVSLRKTEGLEEEQGSSPMCRETSAGFQNGLNYIAIDVVDGTLANCDKARSKARHVLNGGINGVEMSAYASIDFLSHNLKEASAVKE; encoded by the exons ATGGCGAGCCCCgccgtgctggggctgctgccccccctgagctccccgcccggccccaacctgaacaacaacaacaacaacaaccaggGCGTGAGGAAGTGCGGGTACCTGCGCAAGCAGAAGCACGGACACAAACGCTTCTTCGTCCTgcggggccccggcggcggcggcggggaggaggcggggggcgcCCGGCTGGAGTACTACGAGAGCGAGAAGAAATGGAGGAACAAGTCCGGGGCGCCCAAGCGGGTGATCGCCCTGGACTCCTGCCTCAACATCAACAAGCGGGCGGACGCCAAGCACAAGTATCTCATCGCCCTCTACACCAAGGACGAGTACTTCGCGGTGGCGGCCGAGAacgagcaggagcaggagggctggTACCGAGCTCTCACCGACCTGCTCAACGAGGGCAAGGCGGCCTGCCAGGGGTCCCCCCATCGCCACCTCGCCTCCCCCTTCTCCGCCTCCTGcagcgcggccgccgcctccctgGCCGCCGCCGGCGAGGACCTCAACTACGGGCTGATCACCCCGGCCGCCGCTGCCTACCGGGAGGTCTGGCAGGTGACGCTGAAGCCCAAGGGCTTGGGGCAGAGCAAAAACCTCACCGGCGTCCACCGGCTCTGCCTCTCGGCCCGCACGATCGGCTTCGTGCGCCTCAACTGCGAGCTGCCCTCGGTCACGCTGCAGCTGATGAACATCCGCCGCTGCGGCCACTCCGACAGCTTCTTCTTCATCGAGGTGGGGCGCTCGGCGGCCACCGGCCCCGGCGAGCTCTGGATGCAGGCGGACGACTCGGTGGTGGCCCAGAACATCCACGAGACCATCCTGGAGGCCATGAAGGCGCTGAAGGAGCTGTCCGAGTTCCGGCCCCGCAGCAAGAgccagtcctcctcctcctcttcctcggggggtgccgccgggcccggcggcggcggcgcctccgCCACCCACCCCATCACCGTGCCCGGCCGCCGGCACCACCACCTGGTCAACCTGCCCCCCAGCCAGACCGGCCTCCTCCGCCGCTCCCGCACCGACAGCCTGGCCGCCGCCACCAAGTGCACGCCGTGCCGGGTGCGGACGGCTAGCGAGGGCGACGGCTGCCGGGTGGGCTCGGTGGCCGGCAGCCCCATGAGCCCGGGCCCCGTGCGGACCCCCCTCAGCCGCTCGCACACGCTtagcagcggcggcggggggggccggccggcggggaAGCTGCTGCCGGTGCTGGCCGGCGGCGGCCTGCAGAACAGCCGCTCCATGTCCATGCCCGCCTCCCACTCGCCCCCCTCCGCCACCAGCCCCATcagcctctcctccagcagcGGCCTCGGCTCCGAGCCTGCCCACCCCCATCACCCGCAGCGCCCGTCCAGCGGCAGCGCCTCCGTCTCCGGCTCCCCCAGCGACGCCGGCTTCATGTCCTTCGACGAGTACGGCTCCAGCCCGGGCGGCGACCTGcggcccttctcctcctcctctaccGCCAGCAACCGCAGCAACACCCCCGAGTCGGTGGCCGAGACCCCCCCGGTGCGGGACCCCGGGGGCGGCACCGACCTCTACGGCTACATGGCGATGGAGCGGCCCCCGAGCGGCCGCCTGTGCTACCGGCCCTGCCCCGACGCCGCCGCCGACAGGGGCCATCGGAAGCGGACCTACTCCCTGACCACCCCGTGCCGGCAGAGGCCCGCCCCGCCGCAGGTCTCCTCCGCCTCCCTCGACGAGTACACCCTGATGCGCGCCACCTTCGCCGGCAGCGCCGGCCgcctcttcccctcctgccaaGCCGGGGCTTCCCCCAAAGTCACCTACACCCCCTACCCCGAGGACTACGGGGACATCGAGATCGGCTCCCACCGCAGctccggcagcagcagcaccaacctggggccgccggcggcgggaggaggaggagggggagaggatgACGGCTACATGCCCATGACCCCCGGCGTGGCCGTAGCCTTAGGGCAGGGAAGCCGTGGCGGTGCAGACTACATGCCCATGAGCCCCACCAGCGTGTCTGCCCCCAAGCAGATCCTGCAGCCCCGGGCGGGGGTGGGTGGCGGGTCCCCCGGGAACGGGAGCAGCTACAAGACCAGCTCACCCGGGGAGAGCTCCCCTGACGATAGCGGGTACATGCGGATGTGGTGCGGCTCCAAGCTGTCCGTGGAGAGCTCGGACGGGAGGCTGAGTAACGGCGACTATATCAATATGTCCCCTCGGGACCCCCAGCACGGgccccaggctccctccctcacccccccagACTTCTTTTTTGCCCCTTCGGGGCACGGGTCCAGTGAGCCCTCCAAGCCTGGCTGCTACTCGTACAGCTCCTTACCCCGCTCCTACAAGAGCCAGGGCCTGGTGAAGGACAGTGACCAGTACGTCTTCATGAACTCCCCGGGGAGGATGATCCCGGAGGAGGCGGTGTGCGGTGTGGGCCAGTCACCCGCTGGCACCTTCGCCCCCTCCAGCCACACTGTGCCTTCGCCCCTGCGGCACAGCCGGACTGAGAGCTTCCTGAGCCAGCGGTGCCAGCGGGTGGCCCGGCCCAGCCGCCTCTCTTTGGAGACCTTGCGGACGATGCTGCCTAGCATGAACGAGCACCCTCTGCCGCCTGAGCCCAAGAGCCCCGGCGAATACATCAACATCGACTTCGGGGATGCTGCCGTCtattctcccccctccctgcccgctgaCAGCCCGGCCTCCTCCCTGGGCTCGGGCACGGGGCAGAGGCGCTCCCCTCTCTCTGACTACATGAACATTGACTTCGGGTCGCAGTCGCCCTCCCAGTCGGGCACGGTCTCAGTGGGCTCCCTGGAAGCGCTGTCACCAGGCTCTTCCTCCAGCACCAGCCAGCCCGATGGGCGCTACCTGAAGGCGGCTGTGGGGGTGGCTTGTTCGTCCAGCCCGTCCGACGGTGGGGATTACACCGAGATGACCTTTGGcatggccaccaccccaccccaaccCATTGTTCAGAAGCCAGAAAGTGCCCGGGTTACCAGCCCCACGGCTGGGGTGAAGAGGCTCACCCTCTCTGGGGTGGAGGCTTTCATTCtcaccagcccccccccagacccGAACCGGGGGGCCAAGGTCATCCGGGCGGATCCCCAGGGGCGCAGGAGGCACAGCTCAGAAACTTTCTCCTCCACCACCACTgtgacccccgtgtccccctccttCGCACACAACCCCAAACGGCACAACTCGGCCTCGGTGGAGAACGTGTCCCTCAGGAAAACCGAAGgcctggaggaggagcagggtaGCAGCCCCATGTGCCGGGAGACCTCGGCTGGCTTCCAGAATGGCCTCAACTATATCGCCATCGACGTGGTGGACGGGACCCTGGCAAACTGTGACAAAGCCAGGTCGAAAGCCAGGCACGTCCTCAATGGTGGCATCAACGGAGTGGAGATGAGCGCCTATGCCAGCATAGACTTTCTGTCTCACAACCTGAAAGAAGCGAGTGCTGTGAAGG agtga